In the Prochlorococcus sp. MIT 1307 genome, one interval contains:
- the rph gene encoding ribonuclease PH has product MSSVPEMRATGRFSDELRHCQVTLDPMGFALSSLIIKTGHTSVLCSVSMREGVPSWLEGSGKGWLSAEYRLLPASTPTRQNRELMKLSGRTQEIQRLIGRSLRAVLNMEVLGEKTFLIDCDVIQADAGTRTASITGSWIALKLACLRLLKKGILINDPIAGQVAAVSVGLKDGTCLLDLDYNEDSSADVDMNVVMDADGRLLELQGTAEGKPFSRAELNNLLDIAEPGIKQLLAVQLSVL; this is encoded by the coding sequence ATGAGTTCTGTTCCTGAGATGAGAGCAACGGGCCGTTTTTCAGATGAATTAAGGCATTGCCAGGTAACCCTGGACCCGATGGGATTTGCTCTTAGTTCCTTGATTATCAAGACAGGTCACACAAGTGTCCTTTGCAGTGTGTCCATGAGGGAAGGTGTGCCTTCCTGGTTGGAAGGGAGCGGGAAAGGCTGGCTTAGTGCTGAGTATCGGTTATTGCCTGCTTCTACTCCTACTAGACAAAATCGTGAGTTAATGAAGCTTTCAGGTCGAACTCAGGAGATTCAGAGGCTTATTGGGAGAAGTCTTAGAGCAGTGCTGAATATGGAAGTGCTTGGAGAAAAAACTTTCTTGATTGATTGTGATGTGATTCAAGCTGATGCGGGTACTAGGACAGCTTCTATCACTGGATCCTGGATCGCACTCAAATTGGCTTGTTTAAGGCTTTTAAAGAAAGGCATTTTAATTAATGATCCCATTGCAGGCCAAGTCGCGGCAGTCTCTGTGGGTTTAAAGGATGGGACTTGTTTGCTTGACCTTGATTACAATGAAGATTCATCAGCGGATGTTGATATGAATGTTGTCATGGACGCTGATGGCCGTTTGCTTGAGCTTCAGGGCACTGCTGAAGGTAAGCCTTTTTCAAGAGCAGAGCTCAATAATTTGCTCGATATTGCTGAGCCAGGTATTAAGCAACTTCTTGCGGTTCAACTTTCAGTTTTATAA
- the thyX gene encoding FAD-dependent thymidylate synthase: MNIVELVATTPDAEKTMAYVARVSNPKNQDNQDFTKLIQYCINHEHWSVFEQAYMTLQIETNRGIAAQILRHRSFTFQEFSQRYADSTQLGKIPIPELRRQDNKNRQNSFSDLPSEVANKFKSRIKIQFEQATQLYEEMIESGVAKECARFVLPIATPTRIYMTGSCRSWIHYIKLRTGHGTQKEHMQIANKCKNIFCAQFPTVSKALEW; this comes from the coding sequence ATGAATATTGTTGAACTGGTTGCAACAACTCCAGATGCAGAGAAAACAATGGCATATGTTGCAAGAGTAAGTAATCCTAAAAATCAAGATAATCAAGACTTCACAAAGTTAATTCAATATTGTATAAACCATGAACACTGGAGTGTATTTGAACAAGCATATATGACTTTACAAATAGAGACTAATAGGGGAATTGCAGCGCAAATTTTACGCCATAGGTCTTTTACTTTCCAAGAGTTTTCTCAGAGATATGCCGACAGTACGCAACTTGGAAAGATTCCAATTCCAGAATTACGTCGTCAAGATAATAAAAACAGGCAAAATTCATTCTCTGACTTACCCAGTGAAGTTGCGAATAAGTTCAAATCAAGAATAAAAATTCAATTCGAACAAGCAACACAACTCTATGAAGAAATGATTGAGTCAGGGGTTGCAAAAGAATGTGCGCGTTTTGTATTACCTATTGCAACTCCGACACGAATATATATGACTGGATCTTGCCGTTCCTGGATTCACTATATCAAGCTTAGGACAGGACATGGAACCCAAAAAGAGCATATGCAAATTGCTAATAAATGCAAGAATATTTTTTGTGCCCAGTTTCCTACAGTATCTAAGGCTTTGGAATGGTAG
- a CDS encoding TatA/E family twin arginine-targeting protein translocase, protein MNIFGVGLPEIAVISALALIIFGPKRLPELGRTLGKTLKGLQTASTEFEKEIQQAMSENESIEEVSKDEIANTKDSTEQK, encoded by the coding sequence ATGAACATCTTTGGCGTAGGTCTGCCTGAGATAGCTGTAATCAGCGCTTTGGCGCTGATTATCTTTGGCCCCAAACGATTGCCTGAGTTAGGAAGAACTCTTGGTAAAACACTAAAAGGTCTTCAAACAGCCTCAACAGAGTTCGAAAAAGAAATACAACAGGCAATGTCAGAGAATGAATCTATCGAGGAAGTTTCCAAGGATGAAATTGCAAACACAAAAGATTCGACCGAACAAAAATAA
- a CDS encoding thioredoxin domain-containing protein yields the protein MNSNTNNPSIGQAQRVALLLIAFGLSALLFFIRGGINSQAPLDQLARNSLSPEVALSNGKPTIFEFYADWCEACRQMAPTILAIESQIDKQVDIVLLNIENNRWLDLIEKYGVSGIPQLNFFDDQGNFAGTAIGVQSEEKLRELTLALINHQELPMILNPGKVSNLEKTINQKIGSQSPTKNPKPRSHS from the coding sequence ATGAATTCTAATACTAACAATCCTTCCATTGGCCAGGCCCAAAGAGTTGCATTACTTCTGATCGCATTTGGTTTATCAGCACTGCTTTTCTTTATTCGAGGTGGGATAAACTCACAGGCTCCTCTTGATCAACTTGCTCGTAACTCCCTCTCTCCAGAAGTTGCGCTTTCAAATGGCAAACCAACAATTTTTGAGTTTTATGCTGATTGGTGTGAAGCATGCCGACAAATGGCACCAACTATCTTGGCTATTGAAAGTCAAATCGATAAGCAGGTTGACATTGTTTTGTTGAATATAGAAAACAATCGCTGGTTGGACCTTATTGAGAAATATGGGGTAAGTGGGATACCTCAATTAAATTTCTTTGATGATCAAGGTAATTTTGCTGGAACAGCAATCGGTGTACAAAGTGAGGAGAAACTGAGGGAGTTAACACTCGCTCTGATCAATCATCAAGAATTGCCAATGATATTAAATCCTGGAAAAGTTAGTAATTTGGAAAAAACAATTAACCAGAAAATTGGTTCTCAGAGTCCTACTAAAAATCCTAAGCCAAGAAGCCATAGCTGA
- the ntcA gene encoding global nitrogen regulator NtcA, producing MAGAIRGFSRYAPQPDSPKTTNLINGPGPVSGTLLDVMRGLDGANTELIERSKTIFFPGDPAERVYLIRRGAVRLSRVYESGEEITVALLRENSLFGVLSLITGQRSDRFYHAVAFTRVEMVTAPAASVLHAIEGDASVGLLLLQGLSTRILQTETMIETLTHRDMSSRLVSFLLVLCRDFGVPGQKGITIDLKLSHQAIAEAIGSTRVTITRLLGDLRNSGLLQIERKKISILDPIALAKRFS from the coding sequence ATGGCCGGCGCTATTCGCGGCTTTAGCCGCTATGCACCACAACCAGACTCACCAAAAACAACAAATCTGATTAATGGGCCGGGGCCTGTTAGTGGAACCTTGCTTGATGTCATGAGAGGTCTTGATGGAGCGAATACTGAGTTGATAGAGCGATCGAAAACTATTTTTTTTCCTGGAGACCCAGCTGAAAGAGTTTATTTAATACGTCGAGGCGCTGTTCGATTATCGAGAGTTTATGAATCTGGTGAAGAAATTACAGTGGCTTTGCTAAGGGAGAACAGTTTATTTGGAGTTCTTTCTTTGATTACGGGCCAACGTTCGGATCGTTTTTATCATGCTGTCGCTTTTACAAGAGTAGAAATGGTGACAGCTCCAGCAGCTTCAGTTCTGCATGCTATAGAAGGTGATGCAAGTGTTGGGCTTTTACTACTGCAAGGGTTATCTACAAGGATTTTACAGACCGAAACTATGATTGAAACCCTGACTCATCGTGATATGTCATCGCGCTTGGTGAGCTTCCTTCTTGTCCTTTGTAGAGATTTTGGAGTCCCAGGACAAAAGGGAATCACAATAGATTTAAAGCTTTCACATCAAGCAATTGCTGAAGCAATTGGTTCTACGAGAGTAACAATTACACGATTGTTAGGTGACTTGCGGAACTCCGGCTTGCTACAGATTGAGAGGAAGAAAATATCGATCCTTGATCCAATAGCACTTGCTAAACGATTTAGTTGA
- a CDS encoding resolvase, with amino-acid sequence MRSFIAIDPGNKKCGLLLADLEADLVLDGRVIDSNAVIDCILEWRAQGPIDGIVLGNGTTSKYWEVRLKGLAPIEIVEERGTTLRARERYWELWPPGIWLRWLPRGLLLPTNPLDAVAALVLLEDHLSKKLNWTGPPNFKISLER; translated from the coding sequence ATGAGAAGCTTTATTGCTATTGACCCAGGCAACAAAAAGTGTGGACTATTACTCGCTGATCTTGAAGCAGATCTTGTTTTAGATGGGAGAGTAATAGATAGTAATGCGGTGATTGATTGCATTCTTGAGTGGAGAGCTCAGGGGCCTATAGATGGCATTGTTCTAGGCAATGGCACTACCAGCAAATATTGGGAAGTGAGGTTGAAAGGTCTTGCTCCTATTGAGATTGTTGAGGAAAGGGGTACTACTTTGCGTGCTCGAGAGCGCTATTGGGAACTTTGGCCGCCAGGTATTTGGTTGCGTTGGTTGCCAAGAGGTTTGCTCTTACCAACGAATCCTTTGGATGCAGTGGCTGCATTGGTGCTATTAGAAGATCATTTGAGCAAGAAGTTGAATTGGACAGGCCCACCAAATTTCAAAATTTCGCTCGAACGGTAA
- a CDS encoding DUF3084 domain-containing protein, translating into MSGWLLIIALLFLGGILATLGDLLGSRIGKARLSFFNLRPRRTAVLITVLTGSLISAISLGLMLLVSRQLRVGLFELEAIQAKIKSGEKDLKKLGKNLYALRRGDVVISSGQPLATATIQLDQSMNAKKEVDLLLQRANYEAYRRVMPGQRPSRRIVLALRGDIKRLEEIISKKGSWAVNIRSAGNVLLGEKAVYVFPEVRPNINIVNEGEVIISTAIELSQMNNESLAKQIQLLFESTSAEIKRRGSLSSVIQFNSSEVNKMAKELLKRKEGFVELEAISLRTSQTADPVAISLQVREKVQGKISKYKL; encoded by the coding sequence GTGTCTGGTTGGCTCCTGATCATTGCTTTGTTATTTCTCGGTGGCATCCTCGCAACTTTGGGGGATTTGCTTGGAAGTCGGATTGGGAAAGCCCGCCTTAGCTTCTTTAATCTCAGGCCACGTAGGACAGCAGTTTTAATAACAGTTCTTACTGGCAGCCTCATTAGCGCTATTTCTCTTGGCTTGATGCTTCTAGTAAGTAGGCAACTACGTGTTGGGTTATTTGAGTTAGAGGCTATACAAGCAAAAATTAAATCAGGAGAGAAGGATCTGAAAAAATTGGGGAAGAATTTGTACGCTTTGCGTAGGGGCGATGTTGTTATTAGTAGCGGTCAACCTTTAGCCACTGCAACAATTCAATTGGATCAATCAATGAATGCAAAAAAAGAAGTTGATCTTTTACTGCAAAGAGCAAATTATGAAGCCTATCGAAGAGTTATGCCTGGACAAAGGCCTTCAAGGAGAATAGTTCTAGCATTAAGAGGAGACATTAAAAGACTAGAAGAGATAATAAGTAAAAAAGGCTCATGGGCAGTTAATATTCGCTCTGCAGGTAATGTTTTGTTGGGTGAAAAAGCAGTCTATGTTTTTCCTGAAGTAAGGCCCAATATAAATATTGTTAATGAGGGAGAGGTAATAATTAGCACAGCTATTGAATTAAGTCAGATGAATAACGAATCTTTAGCTAAACAGATTCAATTGTTGTTTGAATCAACATCTGCTGAGATTAAGAGAAGAGGTTCTTTGAGCTCAGTAATTCAATTTAATTCCAGTGAAGTTAATAAAATGGCTAAGGAATTGCTAAAGAGGAAAGAAGGTTTTGTTGAGTTGGAAGCAATTTCTTTGCGTACTAGTCAGACTGCTGATCCCGTGGCAATCTCTTTACAAGTCAGGGAAAAAGTACAAGGGAAGATTTCAAAATATAAATTATGA
- the psbH gene encoding photosystem II reaction center phosphoprotein PsbH, with amino-acid sequence MGQKTALGSLLKRIGNSNQGKVVPGWGATPVMAFVGAMLIIFLLIMLNIYNQSVLLQGFSVDWNGV; translated from the coding sequence ATGGGACAGAAAACTGCGCTTGGAAGCCTGCTTAAAAGAATTGGAAATAGTAACCAAGGCAAGGTAGTTCCAGGATGGGGGGCAACACCAGTTATGGCTTTTGTTGGTGCCATGCTTATTATCTTTCTACTAATCATGCTGAATATCTACAACCAATCAGTTCTCCTTCAAGGCTTCTCAGTCGATTGGAATGGGGTCTAA
- the dcd gene encoding dCTP deaminase, whose translation MLKNDRWITKQAKEGMLEPFQESLVRHLQPESNKNPVLSFGCSSYGYDLRLSSEEFLIFRHVPGTIMNPKRFNPENLESTALHQDKDGDYFILPGHSYGLGVALEKMKVPPNITVICLGKSTYARLGIIVNTTPAEASWEGHLTLEFSNSSGADCRIYANEGICQLLFFEGDPCETTYSDRKGKYQHQPERVTLAKI comes from the coding sequence ATGCTAAAAAACGATCGCTGGATAACCAAACAAGCCAAAGAGGGAATGCTTGAACCCTTTCAAGAATCACTAGTACGACATCTTCAACCAGAGTCCAACAAAAATCCTGTACTTAGTTTCGGATGTTCGTCCTATGGATACGACCTGAGACTTTCCTCTGAAGAATTTCTTATTTTTCGACATGTTCCAGGAACAATAATGAATCCCAAAAGATTTAATCCAGAAAACCTAGAGTCAACTGCCCTCCACCAGGATAAAGATGGAGATTATTTTATACTTCCAGGCCATTCCTATGGACTAGGTGTAGCGCTTGAGAAAATGAAAGTTCCCCCCAATATTACCGTCATATGCCTAGGTAAAAGTACATATGCAAGGCTGGGAATAATAGTAAATACAACACCAGCCGAAGCCAGTTGGGAAGGTCATTTAACACTTGAATTCAGTAATAGTTCTGGTGCTGACTGCCGCATTTATGCCAATGAAGGCATATGCCAATTACTCTTTTTTGAAGGTGATCCTTGTGAAACGACTTATAGTGATCGCAAAGGTAAATACCAGCATCAACCTGAGCGCGTTACGCTCGCAAAGATTTAA
- a CDS encoding DUF3769 domain-containing protein translates to MSKGPHIVIAGLIGSGVFSFLNFFEIAKAETNLPNIRSKGKEASYGDTPNISNENLFIRGLTKNGPSINGLSPPLELQLRADRQSYDSRQKRFVAEGRVSAILNGAILKADRIEFDRDFNTLLASGRVRFKKGFQYFQASSFRYNLIQKIGELKDVYGVLDLENLDEDLKIISSDTYRKSLLSETPGQKQSSSLIQNSQFGFKQPFLESSQKKNDLDLPSSQLIAPLNSWARPNKPFSALLSPTEEKGDVACPPALPLISTWHQHPWAVTAWGGAMTDSDFGESFLFAGDARDEYLLGLGLSKRIYRNGPFSIELGADLFRHFANEEAGGPYQDGPYAATSAKSFGEGVLGIGARVWLRPWLSVGFIEGVSYNTSLSNYEKTNRNKASQLLNYLGAEIEAKVTEQFSLVGRIHHRSGAFGTFGGVRGGSNAYLIGFRYRWGEDKQTEKTILPAPIGCSQSGTRIKYYPKEINESLESISLRKLKPFSKHEQLNGFEIDTPLKVNAELSKTKSSALSFSEQERLRKRSIALIDQRIYNLQSKEGFGIRTKVGIRNISEKTVEKNQPGSVKITQLNPKGRSKLISGSITRWRIQSGKIKLNPEGWEADRMSFSNDPFTPTQTRIEARNVVAKEENNGDIVITSKRSRVIFEERVSLPIVNSTRIKRSESVENRWVIGIDRGDRDGLFVGRSFKPIDLSKGYELSLQPQFLLQRAIKNETNSYIANDSSVTSENIRSSIKTSDLFGLKTRLKGKTLGFDTRIDGNISTFNSERIANGSRYWANLKKVLTFPILNNVDTTLFGAYRYRVWNGSIGETDIYTAYGGSIEKSKTWDWGDLSNTYRFRVGVGNYQAETSKGGSLIELWRANVYSSLKSKYTIWEGQSAKLTHDAAYRYSPVPIIPGLTLDTHFSTAYFSYEGGATQRIISFTSGPTITFGTFSKPFLDYTKFSIYSGGSLKQGGSPFSFDDVVDLGTLGIGLTQQVAGPLVLTTGVELNIDGGSNYYGKTIDSNVELRWQRRSYDLGIYYKPSSGIGGISFHLNDFNFSGTGVPFVPSASPGFNQEQVNSVF, encoded by the coding sequence GTGTCGAAAGGCCCGCATATCGTTATTGCCGGGCTGATTGGTTCAGGTGTCTTTAGTTTTCTCAATTTTTTTGAAATTGCTAAGGCTGAAACAAATCTCCCAAATATTCGCTCTAAGGGAAAAGAGGCTTCTTATGGAGACACTCCCAATATTTCCAATGAAAATTTATTCATTCGCGGCCTTACAAAAAATGGCCCTTCTATCAATGGTTTAAGTCCACCTCTTGAATTGCAACTGCGAGCAGATCGTCAAAGCTATGACTCTCGACAGAAGCGTTTCGTCGCAGAAGGAAGGGTTAGCGCAATACTAAATGGAGCCATTCTTAAAGCAGACCGTATTGAGTTTGACAGGGATTTCAACACTCTTCTTGCCAGTGGAAGAGTTCGATTTAAAAAGGGTTTTCAATATTTCCAGGCCAGTTCTTTTCGTTACAACCTAATTCAAAAAATTGGTGAGTTAAAAGATGTATATGGCGTGCTTGACCTTGAGAATTTAGATGAAGATCTGAAGATTATTTCTTCAGATACTTATCGAAAGTCGCTTCTCTCGGAAACTCCAGGGCAAAAGCAGTCTTCATCTCTTATCCAAAATTCTCAATTTGGTTTTAAGCAGCCTTTTTTAGAATCATCTCAGAAAAAAAATGATTTAGATCTTCCTTCGAGCCAATTAATTGCACCCCTCAATTCATGGGCCAGGCCTAATAAACCATTCTCAGCGCTTTTATCGCCTACTGAGGAAAAAGGTGATGTTGCCTGCCCACCTGCTTTGCCGCTTATCTCTACTTGGCATCAACATCCTTGGGCGGTAACGGCCTGGGGTGGGGCGATGACCGATTCTGACTTTGGTGAGTCTTTCCTTTTCGCTGGTGATGCCAGAGATGAATATCTCTTAGGTCTTGGCTTAAGTAAAAGAATTTATCGCAATGGTCCTTTCTCTATTGAACTGGGAGCAGATTTATTTAGGCATTTTGCCAATGAAGAAGCAGGGGGGCCTTATCAAGATGGACCATATGCTGCAACCTCTGCAAAAAGTTTTGGTGAGGGGGTTTTAGGCATAGGAGCAAGAGTTTGGTTGCGACCTTGGTTAAGTGTTGGGTTTATAGAAGGCGTTAGTTACAACACTTCTTTAAGTAACTACGAAAAAACAAATAGGAACAAAGCATCACAACTATTGAATTATCTAGGGGCTGAAATAGAAGCAAAGGTCACAGAACAGTTTTCATTAGTAGGTCGAATTCATCATCGCTCTGGTGCTTTTGGGACTTTTGGAGGCGTTAGAGGAGGTAGTAATGCTTATTTGATTGGATTTCGATATCGCTGGGGAGAAGATAAGCAAACGGAAAAAACAATTTTGCCTGCTCCTATTGGATGCTCTCAATCAGGGACCAGAATTAAGTATTATCCTAAGGAAATTAATGAGAGCTTAGAATCTATTTCACTTAGAAAGCTAAAACCTTTCTCTAAGCATGAGCAACTAAATGGATTTGAGATAGATACTCCATTAAAAGTAAATGCTGAATTATCTAAGACTAAGTCTTCTGCTCTTTCCTTTTCAGAACAAGAACGATTAAGAAAAAGATCAATTGCTTTAATTGATCAAAGAATTTATAACTTACAGAGTAAAGAAGGTTTTGGTATTCGAACTAAAGTTGGGATAAGGAATATTTCAGAAAAAACAGTAGAGAAGAATCAGCCAGGCAGTGTCAAGATTACCCAATTAAACCCGAAAGGTCGTTCCAAACTTATAAGTGGATCTATAACTCGTTGGAGAATTCAATCTGGAAAGATTAAACTCAATCCAGAAGGATGGGAGGCAGATAGAATGAGTTTTAGTAATGATCCTTTTACTCCAACTCAGACACGAATTGAGGCTCGCAATGTAGTAGCAAAAGAAGAAAATAATGGAGATATTGTAATAACATCAAAGCGTAGTAGGGTTATTTTTGAAGAGAGAGTTAGTCTTCCTATTGTTAACTCTACAAGGATTAAAAGAAGTGAGAGTGTTGAAAATCGCTGGGTGATTGGAATAGACCGTGGAGACAGAGATGGCTTGTTTGTGGGTCGTTCCTTCAAGCCAATAGATTTGTCTAAAGGATATGAGCTTTCTCTTCAGCCTCAGTTCCTTCTGCAACGTGCAATTAAAAATGAAACTAATAGTTATATTGCTAATGATTCTTCGGTTACATCTGAAAATATTCGTAGTTCAATTAAAACATCTGATTTGTTTGGATTAAAGACTAGGTTGAAGGGGAAAACATTAGGTTTCGATACAAGGATAGATGGAAACATTAGTACATTTAATAGTGAAAGGATTGCTAATGGAAGTAGGTACTGGGCGAACTTAAAGAAAGTATTGACGTTCCCTATTTTGAATAATGTTGATACTACTTTGTTTGGAGCTTATCGATATAGGGTATGGAATGGCTCAATAGGTGAAACAGATATATACACTGCTTATGGGGGCTCTATAGAGAAATCAAAGACTTGGGATTGGGGCGATTTAAGTAATACATATCGCTTTAGAGTGGGTGTAGGAAATTATCAAGCAGAGACCTCTAAGGGCGGAAGTCTTATTGAACTCTGGAGAGCTAATGTATATTCTTCCTTAAAGAGTAAATATACGATTTGGGAAGGGCAGTCTGCAAAACTAACTCATGATGCGGCTTATCGCTATTCCCCTGTCCCTATCATTCCAGGTTTAACACTTGATACACACTTTAGTACGGCATATTTTTCATATGAGGGTGGTGCTACCCAAAGAATAATTAGTTTTACAAGCGGTCCTACAATTACTTTCGGTACTTTTAGTAAGCCCTTTCTAGATTATACGAAATTTTCTATTTACTCTGGTGGCTCATTAAAACAAGGTGGCAGTCCATTTTCTTTTGATGATGTTGTTGATTTGGGGACATTAGGAATAGGCCTGACTCAGCAAGTAGCTGGACCATTAGTGCTTACTACTGGAGTTGAATTGAATATAGATGGTGGTTCTAATTATTATGGTAAAACCATTGATTCTAATGTTGAGCTTCGTTGGCAAAGAAGGTCATATGACTTAGGCATTTACTACAAACCTTCAAGTGGGATAGGTGGCATTAGTTTCCATTTGAATGACTTTAACTTTAGTGGTACTGGAGTTCCTTTTGTGCCATCAGCTTCTCCTGGATTTAATCAGGAGCAGGTAAACTCTGTATTTTGA
- a CDS encoding DUF3146 family protein, giving the protein MSQLPVTKAHLRIYRQSFIDQCLDGEVSAGGFEWQFTWTFNKGELILEPSLGRALIQDALMRFLIKADYKLEAGGDYIFTVRAKF; this is encoded by the coding sequence ATGAGTCAACTACCAGTTACCAAAGCTCACTTACGGATATATCGTCAAAGTTTTATTGATCAATGTCTTGATGGAGAAGTTTCAGCAGGAGGTTTTGAATGGCAATTCACATGGACTTTCAACAAAGGAGAGCTAATACTTGAACCTTCCTTGGGAAGAGCCCTGATTCAAGATGCTCTAATGCGATTTCTTATAAAAGCAGACTACAAACTAGAAGCTGGTGGGGACTATATCTTTACCGTTCGAGCGAAATTTTGA
- the pth gene encoding aminoacyl-tRNA hydrolase, with translation MSGDFRLLVGLGNPGSQYTSTRHNIGFWVLEELATKKQVKFRHAKKLHGNLSEVEFGKTATRVLMPTTYMNESGRSIRAALDWFDIEVSQLLVLVDDMDLPLGRIRIRAQGSSGGHNGLRSIIQHLGTENFCRIKIGIGSPAAKQEERKEKTIPHVLGTFSSKEVPIVNEVIQEVLEGLDLIQALGLEHGTNRLNSYRPKQ, from the coding sequence ATGTCCGGAGATTTCCGGTTATTGGTAGGTCTAGGAAATCCGGGTTCCCAATACACCTCAACAAGGCATAACATTGGATTTTGGGTTTTAGAGGAACTTGCAACAAAGAAGCAAGTGAAGTTTCGTCATGCAAAAAAACTTCATGGCAATCTCTCTGAGGTTGAATTTGGCAAAACTGCAACCCGTGTACTTATGCCAACTACATATATGAATGAGAGTGGCAGATCTATTCGGGCTGCATTGGATTGGTTTGATATTGAAGTAAGCCAGCTTTTAGTACTAGTCGATGATATGGACCTACCCTTAGGTCGTATAAGAATTAGGGCTCAAGGCAGTTCTGGTGGCCATAATGGCCTTCGAAGCATCATTCAACACTTAGGTACTGAAAATTTTTGCAGAATAAAAATAGGTATTGGTTCTCCAGCTGCTAAACAAGAAGAGCGCAAGGAAAAGACAATCCCACATGTTCTAGGTACATTCTCATCAAAAGAAGTGCCAATAGTTAATGAAGTAATTCAAGAAGTTCTTGAAGGATTGGACTTGATTCAAGCTCTTGGTCTAGAGCATGGAACCAATCGCCTTAATTCTTATAGACCCAAACAGTGA
- a CDS encoding photosystem II reaction center protein I, producing the protein MLALKISVYTVVFFFVGTFLFGFLASDPSRTPARKDLESPQD; encoded by the coding sequence ATGCTTGCGCTCAAGATTTCCGTTTACACGGTCGTCTTCTTTTTTGTCGGGACCTTTCTCTTTGGTTTCTTGGCTAGCGACCCAAGCAGGACCCCTGCAAGAAAGGATCTCGAAAGTCCACAAGACTGA
- a CDS encoding cob(I)yrinic acid a,c-diamide adenosyltransferase, producing MISRISPEYLPKQSRAIETRAGLHPVSTPGKRAHLHLVTSEGQLQVHTAPFRGSFSGVLSEALRAAGLGSRVIVAQFLKGGVSQGPEGAVQLCGRLKWLRPSISCCLVENAKEKSCIENKSNERNAVREIWQVCKENILEGIIDQLVLDEVGLAIALGYLKEDDLITTLEQRPDAMDVILTGPAIPPRIMSMADQVTELRSGH from the coding sequence ATGATCTCAAGAATTAGCCCTGAGTATCTTCCTAAACAAAGCCGAGCAATTGAAACTAGAGCAGGCCTGCATCCTGTTTCTACTCCTGGCAAGCGAGCACATCTCCATTTAGTTACTTCAGAAGGTCAACTGCAAGTACACACCGCACCCTTTAGAGGAAGTTTCTCAGGCGTCCTTAGCGAGGCACTAAGAGCCGCAGGATTAGGAAGTCGAGTAATTGTGGCGCAATTCTTAAAAGGAGGAGTCTCCCAAGGCCCCGAAGGAGCTGTTCAACTATGTGGACGACTGAAATGGCTAAGACCTTCCATCTCCTGCTGTCTAGTTGAGAACGCAAAAGAAAAGTCTTGCATCGAAAACAAATCAAATGAAAGAAATGCCGTTAGAGAAATATGGCAGGTTTGCAAAGAGAACATTCTTGAAGGAATCATCGATCAACTTGTTTTAGACGAAGTGGGCCTAGCCATTGCCCTTGGCTATCTCAAAGAAGATGATTTGATCACCACTCTTGAGCAACGTCCAGACGCTATGGATGTGATCCTTACAGGTCCTGCTATCCCACCAAGAATAATGTCCATGGCTGATCAAGTCACAGAATTACGCTCAGGACACTAA